The Bernardetia litoralis DSM 6794 genome includes a window with the following:
- a CDS encoding S41 family peptidase: MQTIQKNYFAIPLFFLFIFLFTSCQELILGEEETNTPENNFEIFWKDFDEHYSLFSIKNSNWDSIYTVYRPQINEQTTNEELFTTFTTMIEYLDDSHTAVYTPYGNSTFYSGTKGDDRVREEFSFELLTDKYLENITRVPVYDPDDVYGYAKIKDKDIGYIYLNGMEITTIDAMHHLIDETKNYKAIILDIRSNFGGDDAASRAIAGRFADERNFVYTEQYRNGKNKTDFSEKVERYTKPSDKERFLKPVIILTDNITISAAEIFLLHMKSFSHVTQIGDTTSGSFSTVSMRRFLPNGFQYQYSIMKLLLPNGKSLEGIGHVPDIQIRNTVNDIENQNDKVIEKAIDYLLEEYGIE, from the coding sequence ATGCAAACCATTCAAAAAAACTACTTTGCTATTCCGTTATTTTTTCTATTTATTTTTCTTTTCACTTCTTGTCAAGAATTGATATTAGGAGAGGAAGAAACTAACACACCAGAAAATAATTTTGAAATTTTCTGGAAAGATTTTGATGAACATTATAGTTTGTTTTCAATAAAAAATTCTAATTGGGATAGTATTTATACTGTTTATCGTCCACAAATAAATGAACAAACTACTAATGAAGAGCTTTTTACTACTTTTACTACAATGATAGAATACTTAGATGATTCACATACAGCTGTTTACACACCTTATGGAAATTCAACATTTTATTCTGGAACAAAAGGAGATGATAGAGTAAGAGAAGAATTTAGTTTTGAACTTTTAACAGATAAATACCTTGAGAATATTACTCGTGTTCCTGTTTATGACCCAGATGATGTTTACGGATATGCAAAAATTAAAGATAAAGATATTGGCTATATTTATTTAAATGGAATGGAGATTACGACCATAGATGCAATGCACCATCTGATAGATGAAACCAAAAATTATAAAGCTATTATTTTAGATATCCGAAGTAATTTTGGTGGAGATGATGCTGCTTCTAGAGCTATTGCAGGAAGATTTGCTGATGAGAGAAATTTTGTTTATACTGAACAGTACCGAAACGGTAAAAATAAAACTGATTTTTCTGAAAAAGTAGAGCGTTATACTAAACCTTCTGACAAAGAGCGTTTCTTAAAGCCTGTTATTATTCTGACAGACAACATAACTATAAGTGCAGCCGAAATTTTTTTACTTCATATGAAGTCATTTTCTCATGTAACTCAAATTGGAGATACTACTTCAGGTAGTTTTTCTACTGTTAGTATGCGACGTTTTCTTCCAAATGGTTTTCAATATCAATATTCGATAATGAAACTTTTATTACCAAATGGAAAAAGTTTAGAGGGAATAGGACATGTGCCTGACATTCAAATTAGAAATACAGTAAATGATATTGAGAATCAAAACGATAAAGTTATCGAAAAAGCAATCGATTATTTATTAGAAGAATATGGAATTGAGTAA
- the pheT gene encoding phenylalanine--tRNA ligase subunit beta translates to MNISLSWLKKYIQLEESAEKIAEYLTETGLEVEGIETFEQIKGGLEGFVVGEVLTCEPHTNSDHLNCTTVDIGVEENLSIVCGAENVAKGQKVIVATIGTMLYPEEGEPFKIKKGKIRGEVSQGMICAEDELGLGKGHDGILVLEGEKAQAKNGTPASKIFDLQNDTVLEIGLTPNRVDAASHYGTARDLKARLKREISIPSVDKFDTLKKEINKTDAVQVEIKNAEACPRYSGITIKNVKVSDSPAWLKMALESIGQKSINNVVDITNYVLHSFGQPLHAFDADKVKGNKIVVSTLEKGKEFVALDKETYKLAESDLVICDSELNPLCIAGVFGGADSGVSDSTTNIFLESAYFSPDFVRKTSKIHDLFTDASFRFARGTDPNNTLHPLKYAALLIQEIAGTEKTIFSEVTDLYPQEIEIPSFEVSYNYLNRLIGNDIPKETVKQILTDLDIKISNETEDTIIVSVPTYRVDVLKPADIAEEVLRIYGLNNIEFPQTAATDYIAPSISKDQEIRKKTADILVGMGFSEMMNNSLTSSNYAKALGIESSSVKMLNPLSVDLDVMRQSLLFGGLESITRNLNRQEELIKGFEFGKVYSKIEEPKDEQHKYFEEWQLGILLAGQTPTSWNAKATPVDYFQLSSVVQRIMRAVGFDVADFDQSKLSEDNELQYGIELTKRTGRDSSQQILKMGLVKKKLCKLTDTNTDVFFAQIRWEVLLGLKIKPREFSALSKFPIVRRDLSIVLDKKVSFADVQKIAQKTERKILQNVSVFDIYEGDKMEEGKKSYSVAFSLQDTNKTLDEKTIEKTMQRLISAYEKEGALIRK, encoded by the coding sequence ATGAATATTTCACTTAGCTGGCTCAAAAAATACATTCAATTAGAAGAATCTGCCGAAAAAATTGCAGAATACCTTACCGAAACAGGATTAGAAGTAGAAGGAATCGAAACTTTCGAACAAATAAAAGGTGGTTTAGAAGGTTTTGTAGTGGGCGAAGTTTTGACTTGTGAACCTCATACAAATTCTGACCATTTAAATTGTACAACTGTTGATATTGGAGTAGAAGAAAATTTATCAATCGTTTGTGGTGCTGAAAATGTAGCCAAAGGACAAAAAGTAATTGTTGCTACAATTGGAACAATGCTTTATCCAGAAGAAGGAGAGCCATTCAAAATCAAAAAAGGAAAAATCAGAGGAGAAGTTTCTCAAGGAATGATTTGTGCCGAAGATGAACTAGGATTAGGAAAAGGACACGACGGAATTTTGGTTTTAGAAGGCGAAAAAGCACAAGCCAAAAACGGAACTCCTGCTAGTAAGATTTTTGATTTGCAAAATGATACCGTTTTAGAAATTGGACTTACGCCTAATCGTGTAGATGCAGCTTCGCATTACGGAACAGCTAGAGATTTGAAAGCTCGTTTGAAGCGTGAAATTTCTATACCTAGCGTTGATAAATTTGATACTTTAAAGAAAGAAATTAATAAAACGGATGCTGTTCAGGTAGAAATTAAAAATGCTGAGGCTTGTCCAAGATATTCAGGAATTACAATCAAAAATGTAAAAGTTTCAGATTCTCCAGCGTGGCTCAAAATGGCTTTGGAATCTATTGGACAGAAGTCAATCAATAATGTAGTGGATATTACAAACTATGTTTTGCATTCTTTCGGTCAGCCTTTACACGCCTTTGATGCTGATAAAGTTAAAGGAAATAAAATTGTAGTTTCTACTTTAGAGAAGGGAAAAGAATTTGTAGCCTTAGATAAAGAAACTTATAAATTAGCAGAAAGCGATTTAGTGATTTGTGATTCTGAATTGAATCCTCTTTGTATAGCTGGTGTTTTTGGTGGGGCAGATTCTGGAGTTTCTGATTCTACAACAAATATCTTTTTAGAATCGGCTTATTTTTCGCCTGATTTTGTTCGTAAAACTTCCAAAATTCACGACCTTTTTACAGATGCTTCTTTCCGTTTTGCTCGTGGAACTGACCCAAATAATACGCTTCATCCATTAAAATATGCAGCTTTATTAATTCAAGAAATTGCTGGAACAGAAAAAACTATTTTTAGTGAAGTTACAGATTTGTATCCTCAAGAAATTGAAATTCCTAGCTTTGAAGTTTCTTATAATTATTTGAATAGACTTATTGGAAATGATATTCCAAAGGAAACCGTAAAACAAATTTTGACAGATTTAGATATTAAAATTTCTAATGAAACAGAAGACACAATAATTGTTTCAGTTCCTACTTATCGTGTTGATGTTTTGAAACCTGCCGATATTGCTGAAGAAGTTTTGCGTATTTATGGATTGAATAATATTGAATTTCCACAAACAGCAGCGACTGATTATATTGCGCCTTCCATCTCAAAAGACCAAGAAATTCGTAAGAAAACGGCTGATATTTTAGTAGGAATGGGTTTTTCAGAGATGATGAATAATTCTCTTACTTCTTCTAATTATGCAAAGGCTTTAGGAATAGAATCTAGCAGCGTAAAAATGCTCAATCCATTGAGTGTAGATTTAGATGTAATGCGTCAGAGTTTGCTTTTTGGTGGTTTGGAAAGTATCACAAGAAATTTGAACAGACAAGAAGAACTCATTAAAGGCTTTGAGTTTGGAAAGGTTTATTCTAAAATAGAAGAACCAAAAGACGAACAACATAAATATTTTGAAGAGTGGCAATTAGGAATTTTATTAGCAGGACAAACGCCTACTTCGTGGAATGCTAAAGCTACTCCAGTTGATTATTTTCAACTTTCTAGTGTTGTTCAAAGAATTATGAGAGCTGTCGGATTTGATGTTGCTGATTTTGACCAAAGCAAATTGAGTGAAGATAATGAACTTCAATACGGCATTGAACTTACCAAAAGAACAGGTAGAGACAGCAGTCAGCAAATTTTAAAAATGGGATTAGTAAAGAAAAAACTTTGTAAATTGACGGATACAAACACAGATGTTTTCTTTGCTCAAATTCGTTGGGAAGTTCTTTTAGGTCTAAAAATCAAACCAAGAGAATTTTCGGCTCTTTCAAAATTTCCTATTGTTCGTCGTGATTTGTCTATTGTTTTAGATAAAAAAGTTTCCTTTGCTGATGTTCAGAAAATAGCTCAAAAAACAGAAAGAAAAATTTTACAAAATGTTTCTGTATTTGATATTTATGAAGGCGATAAAATGGAAGAAGGCAAAAAATCATATTCTGTTGCATTCTCATTGCAAGACACAAATAAAACATTAGACGAAAAAACAATTGAAAAAACAATGCAACGACTAATTTCAGCCTATGAAAAAGAAGGTGCTTTGATTAGAAAGTAA
- a CDS encoding phosphoribosyltransferase codes for MPDFQNRTDAGQKLAHKLIDYQKSNDTIVIGVVRGGLVVASEVANFLDLPLDFIVVRKIGCPNNRELGAGAITQMGEVVFKETVLTKQGLVAEDFKGIIEEELTELQRRKDKFREYQKEQTIKGKTVIVVDDGIAMGVTLKATIMSLQKAQPKKIILAVPISSLNGKEYLENDVDEIISFLPFQSFRDVEDFYGIFGDTTDEEVITILKNSRV; via the coding sequence ATGCCAGACTTTCAAAACCGAACAGATGCAGGTCAAAAATTAGCTCACAAACTTATCGACTATCAAAAAAGTAATGATACTATTGTTATTGGTGTCGTAAGAGGTGGTTTAGTGGTAGCTAGTGAGGTAGCAAATTTTTTAGATTTACCCTTAGATTTTATTGTTGTTAGAAAAATTGGTTGTCCCAATAATAGAGAATTGGGCGCAGGAGCAATAACACAAATGGGAGAAGTAGTATTTAAAGAAACTGTTTTGACAAAACAAGGATTAGTTGCAGAGGATTTTAAGGGAATTATAGAGGAAGAATTGACTGAATTGCAAAGACGAAAAGATAAATTTAGAGAATATCAAAAAGAGCAAACTATCAAAGGAAAAACTGTGATAGTGGTGGATGATGGAATAGCTATGGGAGTAACATTGAAGGCTACAATTATGAGCTTACAAAAAGCACAACCCAAAAAAATAATTTTGGCAGTACCTATATCAAGTCTGAATGGAAAAGAATATTTAGAAAATGATGTAGATGAAATAATTAGTTTTTTACCTTTTCAATCCTTCCGAGATGTTGAAGACTTTTATGGTATTTTTGGAGATACAACAGACGAAGAAGTAATAACTATTTTGAAAAATAGTCGTGTGTAG